AAGATAATAGCTTAGCAAAGTTAAGGCGAAAGTTACAGGAACCGATAAAAACACTACCAAACCACCACGCCAGCCCATCGCCAACATCACGATAATGGTTACTGCTATGATGGCACCTAACAAGTGTAAAAGCAATCCTGAGACTTTTTGTGATGCGGTTTTACCATAATTCCGAGTAACTTCAACTTGTATGTTATCTGGAATAAATTCTGCTTTATATTGAGCGATGTTGGCTTCTATTTGTTCTGCTAATTGCATAGCATCTGCACCTTTTCGTTTTGCAATAGATAAACTCACAGCAGGATATTCTGAAGGATAATTTTTCTGTTGTGCTGAAGCGACTCCATATCCAAAAGAAACATAATTTTGTGGTGTAGAAGCCGCATATTTTATCTCTGCAACTTGATGTAAATAAATCGGTTGCTGTCCATTTTGACCCACGATTAATTTTTGAATGTCTTTAATCGAATTAAAAAATTGACCGGTTTTAAGCCTGATACTTTGATTTGCATTGGTCAAATCACCAGTAAATTGGCTTTGGTGATTAGCTTGTAGCAAATTTTGAATTTGAGAAACATTGAGTTTATAGAAGTCGAGCTTTGCAGGATTGATAATAATATCAATTTGCTCACGACGACCGCCAATATCATCAACGATTGAAATATCTTCAATGGTTTCAATTTCATCTTTAAGCGTAAGTGCCACTTTTTTCATTTGCGTGTCATCAACTTCATCGCTCCAAAGGGTTAAATTCATAATTGGCACATCATCAATTGAGCGGGTTTTGACTAATGGTGGCGTAACACCTGCAGGCATTTTGACCATATTTTTCATCAGTTCGTTGTAAAGTTTTACATACGAACGCTCAATGTCTTCACCCACATAAAACTGAACGATAAGCATCGCTTGTCCACGCATAGAAGTAGAGTGAACATATTTTACACCTGTAACATTTGAAACAATTTTTTCTAAAGGCTTGACTACACGCGATTCAACTTCAGATGGACTGGCTCCTGGATAACCTACAAAAATATCAGCCATTGGCACATCGATTTGTGGCTCTTCCTCTCGTGGAATCAAAAACGAGCTGTAAACCCCGATGACCATAAAAACAATCATCAGTAAGATTGTGATTTTTGAGTCTAAAAATGCTTTGGCTATATTTCCTGCAAATCCTTTTTTCACGATAGTTTTGTTTTGTTATTCTTTAATTTTTACTCCGTTATACAATCTGCCATCGGCATCGATAATGATTTTGTCATTAGCAGAAAGACCAGATAAAACCTCGATAGTTTCTTCATCTGCACTTCCAGTTTTTATCCATCTTAATAAAGCTGTATCACTTTTTCCAACAACGTAAACGCCTTGTAATCCATTTTTTTGAACGATAGCAAAACGTGGAATACGAATTGACGCATTTTCATATTGAGAGTTAGTTTGTGGTGCTTTTACAGATATATTTGCATACATACCAGCTAATGCCTTTTCTGGCTTTTCAGTAAAAATGCTTTTTACAAAGTATTGACTGTTTGAACTTTCTGATGAGTTACTGACTTCAGTGATTTTTCCTGAATAAACTTTACCAATACTCGGTATTTCAATCTGAACGTTTTGCCCTTTTTTGATACTATTGATTTGAGATTCACTCACTGTAGATTTCACTTCAAGTTGATTTGATGATGATAGTGTTAACAAAGGCATTCCTGGCATAGCCATATCTCCAACTTGAATCAACTTTTGACTAATTTTACCAGAAAATGGTGCTTTTATACTGGTGTAACTCATCATAGATTGCACTTGATTGAGTTGTTGCTTGGCGGACTCTAAACCAGATTGAGCGGATTGGAATTTTAACTCTACTTGTTCAAACTCACTGTCGGATACACTTTTAGATTGTCTTAATCTTTCAAAACGTTTTAGGTTTTTTTGTGCTAAGTCAAATTGTTTTTGAGCTTGATTAACTGCAGCTTGAGCTTGTTTTTTTTGTGCATTGAGCTCTTCGCTGTCAATTTGAATGAGTTTTTGGTTTTTCTGAACCTCATCTCCAACATTGACAAAAATATTTTTCACATAGCCCGCTTGCCGTGTTTTTAAAGTTGACATTTGTTCTGCGCTAAGCATACCACTAAAACTCAAGTCAGAATCATTTGAAGATTCTACACTTATGGTTTTAACTTGTATAGCTTCAGTTTCATTTTGACCTGAATTAGAATTTTGATTTCCACAGGCATAAAAACTTATTGCCACAAAACTTAATATGATATAAGAAAGTGATTTCATAGGGTTTTACTTTTCAGTTAAAAATTGATAGTATAAAAGGTTATAATTATAATTAAAGACCGATTGAAGGTAAGTCAATTGCATATTGGCATATTTTGTTTCAGCAGTTAAAACATCTGTGGTTTTTTCTAAACCTTCTTCGTAGCGGTTTTTAAGGATACGATAAGCTTCTTTAGATTGTTCTACAGCAATTTTTTGACTATTCATATTTTGCTCAGAAACTTCAATATTTCTGATGCTTTGCTTGACGTCATTTTGTTTTTGTTGTAAATAGTTTTGTTGTTCTAATTTGACCTTTTCAGCTTCAGCTTTGGTTTTTTGAAGCTTGGCGATTCTGCTATAACCTTTAAATAAATCCCATTTGAGCTCCGCACCAAAAAAATAGTTATCACTTGATGTGCCAAAAATTTGATCATCAAAAAACTGCAATTGTCCAAACGCATTCAGTTGTGGTAGAAAACTATATTTTTGAGCGTCATGTAGTTTAGAAAAAGACTGTGCTTTAAGTTCAAAAGCTTTGATATCTGAAGTGTTTTCAAGATTGGTAGTTTTTATTGTAGAACCAGTCCATAAATCAATAACTTCAAGCGAATCAATTGGTTTTAAAGTTGCTTCAGACTCATCTTGTATCAATTGCTTTATTTCATCTGAAAGATTTTGGATTTGATTTTGGACTTTTATATGTTGAGTTTCAACTTCAGAAAGTCTAATTTGGGCGACCAAAAAATCTGCTTTTTGAATCAGCCCTTCATTATAAAAATTTTGTGTTTGATCTTTGTTGATACGTGCTGTTTTTAAGGCTTTTTTGATGACTTTTTCAGAATCGTAAGCCAATTGCAATTGCATATAAAGGGTCTGAGATTTTAAAATCAAAGCCGATGTTGCATAACTATTTTGAAACTCCTGAGCTTTGTGTGCATATTTTAAAGCTTTGCGTTGAATGAGTTTGTCGATATTTAAAACAGGCTGAGCAATTTCAAAAGTGGTTGTAAAATTTGATAAGGCATCGGGATTGTTTAAGGCGTTGATATCAAAATCACTTTGATTAAAAATACCTTGATTGAGTTTAGAGCTAAAAGCCATAACAGGATTGTTGGTTCTAATTCCTTGGTGGCTAAATGAAATCTGAGGTAAAATGGCAAAGATTAGTTTCACGGTATTGAGCTTGAGCGATATCAAGACTTTCAGCATTTATTTTAATAGACAAGTTTTTGGACTGAATTGCTGAGGTCAAGCTATCCATAGAAATGGCTTTATAATCTTGAGCCCAAGTTATTTGGAAGAATATTACACTCATTATGCCAAACCAAACTGCTTTCATAATATGAATTTTGCTACAAAAATAGATGATTGGTTCAATTCTATCAGTAACCTATGTTACCCAAAAAAATTATTCAACACTTTTTCTAAAATATGATGATAGTCATTTTTTAAACATTATCTCCGTTCTATTTTTGGCTAAAATTCTTTTTATGAGTGTCATTTATGTTCTCTTAGCCATCAGTACTTTAGTTGCTGTTTTCTTTTTTGTGCTTTTTATCTTTTCGGTAAAAAAGGGACAATACGATGATAGCTACACGCCATCTGTGCGAATGCTGTTTGACGACGAGCTTGTAGATGAAGACTCAGAAAGTGATGAAAAACCTGTTAACGAAACACAATAAATTATGGAATTAGAACGGTTTCACTACGATAATAAAATCGTAAAAAACTTTATTTACGCTACCATTGTTTGGGGCGTTGTTGGCATGTCAGTTGGTTTGCTGGTGGCTTATTTGTATTTATTCCCAAAT
This genomic window from Flavobacterium sp. CS20 contains:
- the ccoS gene encoding cbb3-type cytochrome oxidase assembly protein CcoS encodes the protein MSVIYVLLAISTLVAVFFFVLFIFSVKKGQYDDSYTPSVRMLFDDELVDEDSESDEKPVNETQ
- a CDS encoding efflux RND transporter periplasmic adaptor subunit, coding for MKSLSYIILSFVAISFYACGNQNSNSGQNETEAIQVKTISVESSNDSDLSFSGMLSAEQMSTLKTRQAGYVKNIFVNVGDEVQKNQKLIQIDSEELNAQKKQAQAAVNQAQKQFDLAQKNLKRFERLRQSKSVSDSEFEQVELKFQSAQSGLESAKQQLNQVQSMMSYTSIKAPFSGKISQKLIQVGDMAMPGMPLLTLSSSNQLEVKSTVSESQINSIKKGQNVQIEIPSIGKVYSGKITEVSNSSESSNSQYFVKSIFTEKPEKALAGMYANISVKAPQTNSQYENASIRIPRFAIVQKNGLQGVYVVGKSDTALLRWIKTGSADEETIEVLSGLSANDKIIIDADGRLYNGVKIKE
- a CDS encoding TolC family protein, whose protein sequence is MKLIFAILPQISFSHQGIRTNNPVMAFSSKLNQGIFNQSDFDINALNNPDALSNFTTTFEIAQPVLNIDKLIQRKALKYAHKAQEFQNSYATSALILKSQTLYMQLQLAYDSEKVIKKALKTARINKDQTQNFYNEGLIQKADFLVAQIRLSEVETQHIKVQNQIQNLSDEIKQLIQDESEATLKPIDSLEVIDLWTGSTIKTTNLENTSDIKAFELKAQSFSKLHDAQKYSFLPQLNAFGQLQFFDDQIFGTSSDNYFFGAELKWDLFKGYSRIAKLQKTKAEAEKVKLEQQNYLQQKQNDVKQSIRNIEVSEQNMNSQKIAVEQSKEAYRILKNRYEEGLEKTTDVLTAETKYANMQLTYLQSVFNYNYNLLYYQFLTEK